A single SAR324 cluster bacterium DNA region contains:
- a CDS encoding SDR family oxidoreductase, which translates to MIDFSGKKGVILGVGNQRSIAWSVAQTLHQLGAEIALTYLPESKGRFEANVRELGEKINARIICSCDMAQDADIQQLNDTLKETWGSLDFIVHSLAFADSNDLGKPFSQTSRQGFLKAMEISAFSLLPLASGLAPLMRETGGSIVTMSYIGAKLAVPHYNVMGPAKAALESSVRYLARELGPDQIRVNAISAGAIKTLSASGIKNFGEMLKVAGEHSALNRTTRQQEVANTTAFLCSDLATAITGQVIYVDCGYSIMAN; encoded by the coding sequence ATGATTGATTTTTCCGGAAAAAAAGGAGTCATCCTGGGCGTTGGTAATCAGCGCAGTATTGCCTGGTCTGTCGCACAAACGCTCCATCAACTGGGAGCGGAAATAGCGCTGACCTATCTTCCAGAAAGTAAAGGACGTTTTGAGGCCAATGTCCGTGAGCTTGGAGAAAAAATCAACGCAAGAATCATCTGTTCCTGTGATATGGCTCAGGATGCGGATATTCAGCAATTGAATGATACCCTGAAAGAAACCTGGGGTTCTCTGGATTTTATTGTACACAGCCTGGCGTTTGCCGATAGTAATGATTTGGGCAAACCTTTTTCACAAACCAGTCGGCAAGGATTTCTGAAAGCCATGGAAATCAGTGCGTTTTCGCTGTTGCCGCTGGCCTCAGGATTGGCCCCCTTGATGCGTGAAACGGGTGGAAGTATTGTCACCATGAGTTATATTGGTGCCAAACTGGCTGTTCCGCATTACAATGTGATGGGTCCAGCCAAAGCGGCTCTTGAATCATCCGTCCGATACCTGGCTCGAGAACTTGGTCCTGATCAAATCAGGGTGAACGCTATTTCAGCCGGTGCCATCAAAACGCTGTCGGCCTCAGGAATTAAAAATTTTGGTGAAATGTTGAAAGTCGCTGGAGAACACTCAGCGCTCAACAGGACAACCCGGCAACAGGAAGTTGCCAATACCACTGCATTTCTGTGCAGTGATCTGGCAACCGCAATCACTGGACAAGTGATTTATGTGGATTGCGGTTATTCGATCATGGCAAATTAG
- the folB gene encoding dihydroneopterin aldolase has translation MAITIKLRNMIFFAYHGAFPEENTLGQRFEIDLEYVFFGQEAIASDQLKDTISYVDIYQIIRETIEQQQFRLLEKLGDTIMDEIYQAFPRIQRIQIRIRKPSAPIPGVLDHVEIEMNREKSIV, from the coding sequence ATGGCAATCACCATTAAACTCCGGAACATGATTTTCTTTGCTTATCATGGAGCTTTTCCGGAAGAGAATACTCTTGGACAAAGGTTTGAAATTGATTTGGAATATGTTTTTTTTGGACAAGAAGCCATCGCTTCCGATCAATTGAAGGATACGATTTCTTATGTGGATATTTATCAGATCATTCGGGAAACCATTGAACAACAGCAGTTCCGGTTACTTGAAAAACTGGGCGATACCATTATGGATGAAATTTATCAGGCATTTCCCCGGATTCAGCGCATCCAGATCAGAATCAGAAAACCTTCCGCCCCCATCCCGGGAGTCCTCGATCATGTGGAAATTGAAATGAACCGGGAAAAGTCTATTGTTTGA